The region CAAGACCCTCATCTAGTTTACCAGTGGCCGGCTTGTCCGTAGCCTCGGAACTCTGTTCCGGGGAGAGTCTGGATGCTCGAACAAAAGCCTCTACTCCGGTTGACTTTCGACGTGCTCAACCTTGGCCAGAACCGAGACCTAAGTTCATTGAGCCGCGAGATGATCCCAATTCCTTCAGATCATTGGTTCATAGTCCCAGGTAGGGCGCAGGCTCTGGAAACCGGGCATGTCTGAAACGAAACCCTCGTCTAGTCTAAATCTATGTGTCTACCCAAAAAGCTAGAGTAATAAACCGAATGAACTCAGGAGATCTGACCTTACTTGGCTCCAAGATCCCTAAGAGCCTTGATGCTCAGGCGATGGATTTTTTTGTTCCCCGGTTTGATCAGGCCATTAGGGCCCCGTTTGCACTTTCCCAAGCACTCACAGGCGATTACCTTGAAAGGGAAATTCTCGGTCTTCGCCGCCTTAAGGAGTTTTTTTCCCTTCAGCGGCTTGCCTTGAACCTGCTTCGCCTTCGGCGCGTCGCATTCTTTACAGATGTAAACCCGATCCACCGAGAGACCGTACTGGATTCCGGCTATCATTCAAGTGGAGCATCGAAGACCTTTTCGGAACTGCTGTGCAAAAAGACGCTGATAGAGGAAAGAGAAGAATTTGAACCACGGATGACTCAGATACTCCTTCGCCAAGGCGTAGGCTCAGAAGTTGAGCGCGGATAGGAGAAGGAAGAGAAAAAATGAACTATTTGGCCCCTGTTTTCCGTGTTCTCCATGGTCAGAAAGAGAATAGTATGAAGGCAATGGCCCTATACGCCCCAAGCCCGATAGCGATTTGGATTTCGATTTCGATTGGTAGAGAGCTGGCTTTGGATTGACGCGCTGCGGAGAATGAAAGGCTGAGACATCCCTAAAGGGCACTTCGAGCGCACTACAGCCTCAAACCTACGAATCCGCACCAGCGTTCGACTTTCCTCCCTTATTCACGGAAGATCCGATATGCGGGGGTCATTCTTTCCAATTCTTTCCACCTTCATCATGATTTTCGCCTACGGAGAGGGCCTTCCGCCCAACGAGCTGCAAATGACTGCGAAAGACGTGGTTTTGACACAGCTTGAGGCGTTGCAAACCAACGACACGCCAGAGGCGGACCACGGAATTGGTATCGCCTGGAAATACGCCCATCCAAAAAACAAAGAGAGCACTGGTCCGCTCCCGCGGTTCACCCAGATGCTTTACAGTCCCGCCTACAAACCCTTGCTCAATCACAGAAGCCACACCGTAACCGAGTTGGAAAATAGTAGGAGAGGGGAAGCTACGTTTGAGGTGATCG is a window of Verrucomicrobiota bacterium DNA encoding:
- a CDS encoding DUF4864 domain-containing protein — encoded protein: MRGSFFPILSTFIMIFAYGEGLPPNELQMTAKDVVLTQLEALQTNDTPEADHGIGIAWKYAHPKNKESTGPLPRFTQMLYSPAYKPLLNHRSHTVTELENSRRGEATFEVIVVTGEGVRLKYFWLVERIDRDDEKSPWRTTAVSSPSPEGGNLV